The sequence below is a genomic window from Lolium perenne isolate Kyuss_39 chromosome 7, Kyuss_2.0, whole genome shotgun sequence.
aattaactaaccttcataattttacaaaaaatagacactcctccatggtatgtgattgttggacggcacccgaggattcggttagccatggcttgagaaagcaaaggtggggaggagtgtcatctaaataaaactaaataaaaaggcactccttcatggtatgagattgttggcaggcacccgaggattcggttagccatggtttgtgaaagtaaaggttggaaggagtgccacccaaaaataaaaatgtttcatgggagccgctctttgaaggtttgtctggcaagggggttagagtacccactaccattcgttgacaacaacaaacacctctcaaaactctacttttatgctctctatgttttcaaaataaaagctctagcacaaatatagcaatcaatgcttccctctgcgaagggccattcttctacttttatgttgagtcagttcacctatttctctccatctcaagaagtaaacacttgtgtgaactgtgcattgattcctacatacttgcatattgcacttattatattactttgcattgacaactatccatgagatatacatgttacaagttgaaagcaaccgctgaaacttaatcttcctttgtgttgcttcaatgcctttatttagaatctattgctttatgagttaactcttatgcaagacttattgatgcttatctcgaaagtactattcatgaaaagtctttgctatatgattcaattgtttaaccattgtatttaccattgctttgaatcacttcattcatctcatatgctttacaatagtatgatcaagattatgttggtagcatgtcacttcagaaattatcttttatcgtttacctactcgaggacgagtaggaactaagcttggggatgctgatacgtctccaacgtatatataatttctgatgttccatgcttgttttatgacaatacctacatgttttgttcacactttatatcatttttatgcgttttccggaactaacctattgacgagatgccgaagggccagttgctgttttctactgtttttggtttcagaaatcttacaaaggaaatattctcggaatcggacgaaatcaacacccaatatcttattttgcctggaagcttccagagcaccgaagaggggctagaggggagccaggggggccccaccccacagggccgcgcggccaagggggggcgcccccctagtgtgtgggtcccccgtggcccctccgactccgcctcttcgcctatttaggcctccctgacctaaatcctcgacaccgattgacgaaaccagagaaaaccttccagagccaccgccatcgcgaaactccaattcgggggacagaagtctctgttccggcaccctgccgggacggggaattgcccccagagtcatctccaccgccgtctccaccgccatcttcaccgccatcgctgtctccatgatgaggagggagtaattcacccccggggctgagggctccgctgtagctatgtggttcatctctctctttatgtgatctagttgaatatcatctatgtgctactctagtgatgttattaaagtagtctattcctcctccacggtgtaatggtgatagtgtgtgcatcgtgtagtacttggcgtaggttatgattgtaatctcttgtagattatgaagttaattattgctatgatagtatggatgtgatctatgcctccttcatagtgtgatggtgacagtgtgcatgctatgttagtacttggtgtaattgcaatgatctatcatgcactctaaggttatttaaacatgaatatcgaatattgtggagcttgttaactccggcattgagggttcgtgtaatcctacacaattagtggtgttcatcatccaacaagagagtgtagagtggttctattatgtgatcattgttgagagtgtccactagtgaaagcaggatccctaggccttgcttccaagcatcgaatctccgtttgtttactgttttgttgcatgtttactcgctgccgtattttattcagattgctattaccactcatattcattcgtagcacttgtatttcactatctcttcgccgaactagtgcatctatacatctgacaagtgtattgggtgtgttggggacacaagagacttcttgtattgtggttgcagggttgcttgagagggatatctttgacctcttcctccctgagttcgataaaccttgggtgatccacttaagggaaaacttgctgctgttctacaaacctctgctcttggaggcccaacactgtctacaggaaaagaagcgtgagtagacatcagctgcctagcctcttgtgtgaggctagcacctcctcaacgcagacatactccccttttgtgggaggaactgcgggaaacaaaccttgcctcgtctccgcgccatccggttgtcccgctccttactcttactatcatgcttgtttcctttacttgttgcacttgcctaggatcatactaggaacattTCCACCACTAAAGCTATCACATTTACCTTCCTCACCGCtaaaactgaaaaagaattaaaatttatgtagcgtccattcaccccccttcTTGTCCGCTACGATCCATCCACTTCTACTTGTTGTACCTCTAGCAGATTGTCCGTCCGTGCGACCGCTCAAACGAACCAAATAAAACATTGCCCTCACCGCACTGCACCTCTCGCCCAAAAGCACCGGGGGAATCTCGAGCGGCCCAAAATTAGGTTCGAAATGAGTCGGCGCGGACACACCGCGTGACCGCTCCCCTTTGCCTCTGGCCTGCCTGGTAGATACCGCTGAGGTCATGTTCGATGAAAAAGGCAAGATGTACCTCGACGCTGGCTTCGAGAAGTTTGCCCGCGCCCACAACCTGGAGGCCAGATGCTTGCTGCTCTGCCGCTAGGAAGGCGATGTCAACATGAGCGTCGGTTTGTTCGAGGACTCATCCTGCCGCAGACACTACCACATCGATGACTTTGGCAAACACCATGccaagtctaggacttgaacctgggtgggctggttccaccacaagagacctaaccaccagagccaagctctgtttgcTTATATAAATGTATCTATCTTGCAATCAAGAGCAATGTAAAAAAATTAAACTAAAATGCGTCTGTCCACTAGGGCTGCTCTCGACGCAAAGAACAATGGCGACCCAATGTAAATGGACACGCTTGCGCTTGATCCTGCCAAATCCGTCGCTCAAGATTGCTGGGACAAGTACACCAAAGAAAACGGGTCAGCCAATTCCAGCGCGTGGACACCCCCATCCACGGACCCGCTTCACACAACACCTCACCCAGCCAATCACATCACATCTACCTCCCCCCACGGATCGCCCCTCCCGATCCGCGTGCTCACCCCAAAACAAGATCCCACCCGTCCATCACCCACCGATCCAACGCTCCCAGCTTCATCTCCCTCCTCCAGCCCACCCTCCCGCGCCAACCCTCCCAAAATTTCCACCTTCCCCCGCCGGCCCGCCCACCTCCATCCCCTATAAAAACTCCCCCGCCGCCCCCATCCCACTCCACCCAACCTCAACCCACCGCCGGCGATCCCAAACCGTAGCCTCTTCCCACCACCTCCTCTCCTCCGATGGCCCGCACGAAGCAGACGGCGCGCAAGTCCACCGGCGGCAAGGCCCCGCGGAAGCAGCTGGCGACCAAGGCGGCGCGCAAGTCCGCCCCTGCCACGGGCGGCGTGAAGAAGCCGCACCGCTTCCGCCCGGGCACCGTCGCGCTGCGCGAGATCCGCAAGTACCAGAAGAGCACCGAGCTGCTCATCCGCAAGCTGCCCTTCCAGCGCCTGGTCCGCGAGATCGCGCAGGACTTCAAGACCGACCTCCGCTTCCAGAGCTCCGCCGTCTCGGCCCTGCAGGAGGCCGCAGAGGCCTACCTCGTCGGCCTCTTCGAGGACACCAACCTCTGCGCCATCCACGCCAAGCGCGTCACCATCATGCCCAAGGACATCCAGCTCGCGCGCCGTATCCGTGGCGAGCGCGCCTAGGCCTATCGCTTGCTGTTGCTCCTTGCCTGGTCCCAGCAGTGTGCTTCTGTATGTGGTGTTGATATGATGTGTTGTGGATCCTGTCCTATGTAGTCTCATGGTGGAATCAAATGGAAATGCAGTGTTCTATGCTTATTTTGTCCTCCCTTGTCACTGTTTACTGCATAATTATTCCTGTCATGTTCTGTCCGTTCTGTTCCTGTGATGGCCATGGCGAATGCATAATTCACCGGATCTGTTTATTTTCCTCTCTGCTGTTAATTTCGATTCGGTGCTGTGAGCTTCAGTGTTAGATTTCTGCTTTACACAATAACCAGGCAACTGAATACATCTTCGCTTGGACATCTTTCTCTGTGCAAGGTCGATTTGAACCTTAGGATGACCTAAAGCAATGTGAATTTGGATCCTAGGATCTTGATTTGGGCCCAACATGTTCTCCCGTCTTAGCTACAGCTGAAAAAGTGACATATTCTACTTCTCTAACATTGGCTGTTACTTTATTCCAACTTAGTATATAACCAAGAAGGTTGCAGCAACCCGTTGTGTTCTTCTGTTTGGTCTTGATATGTTTTGTCTTGTTTCCTCGGGATCCTGTCCTACCATGTAGCATGATGCTGAAATGAAATGGAAATGCACTGCACCATTCTATCCTAATTTTGTCATCCGCTGTCAATGTTTGGTGCGTAATTGTTCCTGATGTTTTTTTCCCATGCTGTTGCTATGATGGCAACAAAGAATGCATGATTCAGTGGATCTGGTGACTTGCCCATCGGCTGTTTATTTTGATTCAGTGCTGTGAGTTGCAGTGTTTAATTTCTTGTTTTCAGTGGTTGGCAGTGGATTTGATCTTTACTTGGGTCTTTTGCTCTGTTCAAACTTCAAAGTGAATTTGAATACTTTTCTTCTGTCGGTTGCTGTACATTTGGTTGTTGCGTCATTCACATTTACTGTAACCAACACATCACTCGACTAAGATTTTGCTCACCAAGGCTAAACACCTTACCGGTTTATATTCTGAACATATCCCAATTATTTGTGCTTGAAGACATGTCAATTGTGTTGTATTATCTTTCATGGTAACAATTACAGAGTTGGGTTTCTTTGCAATGTTTTTGTACAGATTTAAGACTTGCACTAAAGGCAGTGTAGCTTCTCCTACGTTGCTCTGGCAAGTCAGATAGTCTGCAGTGACTAAGGTAGCACGTATCTGGTTTTGCAAAGTATCTGAAATGCAAAACTCATATCAGGTAAATTTTGGAGAGCCTCACCTCACTGTACAAACAGAGAATACTTGACAACTTGGAAGGCTAATTGTTAGACAATCCATAACCCCTGGGAATCCAAGAACATGATATCTTCTGGGCAGGTCGAGAAGGAGAGGAAAGGGATTCCTGCTCCGCTGAAATCATCGACCAGCAAATGGGGCACCGAGCTGAGCATATTGTCTTTGAGATCACCAAGGTGAAGGCCTCTTTCATGCTGCATATGAGCTCTGCCTTCTTGTATCCATTTTCGCCGATCCTTTCTGTGCAACGAGTGATTCACCGCACTTGTAATTCTGTTGAGATATATAGCGGACAATCAGCATTTCTTCAGTTCAGGCATATACGAGAATATCCAGATTCATTTTCTGTTCGTAGCTTCACTAGCACTGCATGGATGTAGGTCCTTGGTTATTTAAATGTGAAGAAGTTGAATAATTACTTTCGTTCTATCCATCTTTCCT
It includes:
- the LOC127311267 gene encoding histone H3.2; this translates as MARTKQTARKSTGGKAPRKQLATKAARKSAPATGGVKKPHRFRPGTVALREIRKYQKSTELLIRKLPFQRLVREIAQDFKTDLRFQSSAVSALQEAAEAYLVGLFEDTNLCAIHAKRVTIMPKDIQLARRIRGERA